One window of Bos javanicus breed banteng chromosome 1, ARS-OSU_banteng_1.0, whole genome shotgun sequence genomic DNA carries:
- the CRYAA gene encoding alpha-crystallin A chain: MDIAIQHPWFKRTLGPFYPSRLFDQFFGEGLFEYDLLPFLSSTISPYYRQSLFRTVLDSGISEVRSDRDKFVIFLDVKHFSPEDLTVKVQEDFVEIHGKHNERQDDHGYISREFHRRYRLPSNVDQSALSCSLSADGMLTFSGPKVPSGVDAGHSERAIPVSREEKPSSAPSS; the protein is encoded by the exons ATGGATATCGCCATTCAGCACCCCTGGTTCAAACGCACCCTGGGCCCCTTCTACCCCAGCCGGCTGTTCGACCAGTTCTTCGGCGAGGGCCTCTTCGAGTACGACCTGCTGCCcttcctgtcctccaccatcaGCCCCTACTACCGCCAGTCCCTCTTCCGCACCGTGCTGGACTCCGGCATCTCTGAG GTCCGATCCGACCGGGACAAGTTTGTCATCTTCCTGGACGTGAAGCACTTCTCTCCCGAGGACCTGACGGTGAAGGTGCAGGAGGACTTCGTGGAGATCCACGGCAAGCACAACGAGCGGCAG GATGACCATGGCTACATCTCCCGCGAGTTCCACCGCCGCTACCGCCTGCCTTCCAACGTGGACCAGTCCGCACTCTCCTGCTCCCTGTCCGCTGATGGCATGCTGACCTTCTCTGGCCCCAAGGTCCCATCTGGCGTGGACGCCGGCCACAGCGAGCGGGCCATCCCCGTGTCCCGGGAGGAGAAGCCCAGCTCTGCGCCCTCGTCCTAA